In the genome of Phycodurus eques isolate BA_2022a chromosome 11, UOR_Pequ_1.1, whole genome shotgun sequence, the window GCTGCTAAAATCCAAAGTTTGACTGAAGAGGAAAGAGCTCACCTTCTCCCACTGCTGCAGAGCGCCCAATGGGTGGAGGTGGTGGGACGGGATGCCATCTACAAAGAGTTtctttttaaagattttaacCAGGTTCTTTATACGTCACGCATACACACAGTCAATAAGCACGATGATTAAATCAATATCCCCTCACCTAGGCCTTTGGCTTCATGTCCAGAGTGGCACTTCAAGCAGAGAAGATGGACCATCATCCCGAGTGGTTCAATGT includes:
- the pcbd1 gene encoding pterin-4-alpha-carbinolamine dehydratase, with the translated sequence MAAKIQSLTEEERAHLLPLLQSAQWVEVVGRDAIYKEFLFKDFNQAFGFMSRVALQAEKMDHHPEWFNVYNKVQITLSTHDCGGLSQRDITLATFIDQASLM